Genomic segment of Paenibacillus sp. FSL R5-0623:
TTCACTGGCGCTTCAATCAGACCAAAATTAAGCTGGTGCTTCAATATATCATCCATAATTTGCGTTGTATTCATCACTTTCATGACGATGGAAATATCCGGATATTGAAGTGCAAATGGTCCGAGCATGCGTGGAAGCACATATTCCCCGATCGTTAAACTGGCTCCCAACTGGAGTCGGCCCTGTAACATCTGGGTAAACGCCGACATCGCTTCGTCCGTCTGTCTGACCAGCTCTACACTCCGTTTCGCATGAGGTAATAAAGTCCGGCCAGCCTCGGATAATTCAATTTTTTTGGTGGAACGATGCAGTAACTTGGTGCCAAAATAGTCCTCCAATGATTGAATCTGCATCGTTACTGCCGGTTGAGTCATATGTAATGCTTGTGCAGCAGCCGAGAAACTCCCCTTCTCTGCTACCGTATAAAAAATATGCAATTGGTGAAAATTCATATCTTCGCCCCTCTTCGATTACACTCTCTACATTGTAGCCGATTTCCCGCTTGGCAACAAAAAAAGCATGCAGCTTGTCTGCATGCGATAATCCTTGAATCTATGATTTCAACATATTGAATCTACTCCAACTTACTTATGCTTACGGCTATTTTTGACCAGCGTCATTCTTCTTGAATGTCTTAACCATGAATAATATGACTTCAGGTCCCTTAATTCAATGGTCTCCGACATACGTCCCAGAAACGTAACTACAATCATTTTGTGCAGCGGGTTGCCCGCAATATCATATTCTCCTTCAAGTTCGGAAAATTCGGCGACCACAACCAGATCCTCATCAATCAGGTAGACGTCCTGTTCATTACGGTAGTATGGTGTTATACGGTCCTGCTTCAGACACTCCCATAACCACGCCGCAATATGGTCATCATCACTACGTGCAGGCTCAATACGGTCTGCATACCGCATCTTGGCATGATGGGTAATGACGATGTCGGCCACTTTCTTGTCTCCAAGAGCCACGAAAAACGGCTCGTAGGTGCTCCAACGTTGCATCACCTTATCACGCATGGGAATCACTCTCCACCAGATAGGACTTTCTATCTATTTATTACCAAATATATTACAACATTAGTCCCGCAACCTCAAGGCGTAAGTTTAACTTTTTTTCACAATAGCCAATTTGTGTATAATTCAAGAAAAGAGCGACCCCAAAGGGTCCCTCCAGTTTCTCGTCTATATTCCGTAAAAGCTCGTTTTGTCCATCGTTTTGCTGGCATACTCGGTTTTGATCTCATTACGATACGAGCGTTCGATCTTGCGCACATAGGAAAGTCGCTTCACATTTTTCATCGTATCATCTGCCCGTTCTGCATTAACATACATGACCACATAATGCATACGGCGGGAGATATAATGCACGGTGCCATATTTTTCGAGATTACGGGCAGCTTTCAAATCACTGACCCAAATAATGAATCCTGTCCTTTCCGCAAACATCATCGTTCCCCGCCCTTCTATAATGATTACTTAACTGCAACCACACTTGCCGCCACTACCGCAGCCGCCCTTCGGATTCGGATCATTGCTTGGTACCTTAATGGTCGTTGACACTGCAAATGCAATGGTCTCTGACATCTGGAATAACATATCATCCAGGGACTTCTCTGCCTGTTTGAAGCGGATTACCGCCTCGAAATTTTCCAACTCCTGTTCCAGAGCCTTCACCTGGTCTTTTGCTGCATGATAATCCGGGTGAAAATGACCGAAACGCTGTGTTTCTTCAAACAATTCCTTCTTGGCATTCAGCTTCCGAATCCCCATCTGAATCTCAGGGGTAGTCTCGACTTGCTGCTTCCAATATAAATAATCCGATACTTCGGCAGATTGGTTAATCATGTCGCCCAGTTCATATGCGCCCGTTAACACTTGGGCCATATCGACCGTGTTCATTTCCGCTACGCTCATGAAATATTCATCCTATCTATATATAAAGTTCTACTTAACGTAGACTACCTCATCATAGCATATCCATGAATAGTTAAGAAGAGTTTTTCCTGCAATTAGAAATAGGGGAAACTCGAAAATTCGCCTTTCAACCTGATATTCACGTAAAATAGTCAGGTTATGACATCATCTGGCAGGATAAGACGCATTGTATCCCACTCTGAAGGGGAGAATGTACGCCATTCCGTCTCTGATGCATGTTCACTTGAATCCAACATGCACCAACCGCTTAAAGTCCATTGTTCATGACCCTCTACCTGATGTGGAATGAGGTATTGCGTTTGATTCTCCCGTTGTATCCCCAGCTTGGTCTGCCACTCAATGGCTTTGGCAGCAATCTGTCGGGCGGTTGAAGTATGATATCGACGCCACTCCTTGTACCAGATCTCCGGTATCTCCTCAAATCCCAACAGAGAGAACTTCTTCTCAATGACAGAATGATCACGCTCCAACCCATGGAGAGAAGCAGGGACATCAACCAGACCTTGATTATCGGGTGTGTAGAAAGAAGAATATACACCGCTCAACATATCTTTTTCTAATAACTTCGGATCATCTGCGGAGCCTGTACTTTCCTCCATTACCTCCATACTTCTATCTACAGTCAATGGTGCAGCATCCGTCTCCTTGCCCCAATCTTCTAACGCAATCCGTACGTTCTCTGGTATGCCTGTCAGCGCATATTGTTCGAGAAACTCTATCACTTCATGTAATGCATACCCTCTGGCTAAGGCCGAAATGAATCGTTCTCTTGTCATACGGTAGATGGACATTCGATCACGCGTCACCCGTTCTGCGTATTTCTCCAGCATCCAGATCACATCAGGCCCTGCTTCGGGCGGCGCCAACATTTCAAAATCAGGCTGCATGTAAAATCCACACGGCTCCGCCTCACTTACCATCTCTTGTTCTCGATATAACAGGCTATGCGGTTCGATCAGCCAACGGAATGCCAGCGCTCCCGACTGATCTTCTCCTACTTCACCATAACCCCAGCCAGCCAGTGCGTAGAGCCAGCCCCTGACCCGTGGTTTCAATTCCGAATTCTCTATGTGGCACCATATGTTTTTTTCTGGAGCAAACAATGCCAATTGATAACGGAAATGCTGCAACGCTGGTTCAGCTTCACCGTATCTTTCCATACACGCTTGATATATTTCCCGATGCATCTGTCTCCACGAGAGCTTCAACCATGTTTGTAATCGATGATCTACAATCTGAATTTGGCCATCTGACTTCTGAGCAAGATTCAGACTGAGCAGTAGATCGAGAAGGATAGCTACGTGGGTCGGATACAAATCCGAATGTTCATATCGGATGCCCAGACCTTCAAAATCTGTCGAAGATAACACCGTGATCACACTTAATTTCTGAACACTTTTTTTATGTATAGTGCCCTTCCCTGTCAAAGGAAGTCCTTCTCTTTCGATCCACACGATCAGATGAAGTAGCTCTGCAGCAATATCCGGCTTTCCTTCCTGTAATACATGAGCATGCTGTGCCATCTGTTTAACGGTTATACCCACTCTTTGTGCGTAAGCAATCGTCAATGTGTCCATCAACGAAGCAGAAATATAGAATAATCGCTCCCCCCAACTCTTATATACAGATTCAATCCATCCTTGCTGCCTAAGGTTGGCGAATGAAGAATTGGCTTCTGCGACACTTAGTCCTTCGATGGCCCACTGTTCTCGCGGCAGGAGGGAGGAAAAAGGCTGACCGGCATGTTTGTGAAAAATTGCACCAAGCACTTTTTGTTCTACCAAAGCAAGCTTTGACCATGAATCAAGGTTCAGTACCATAGGCTCATCTATTGGTTCAAATGAAGACATATCCCAATCCCTCCTCTTTTCGCGAGTATAAATGGACTATTCGTTCTCGTGCACAACGGCATATTCATATCCCTGCTCCACCAAGAACAACTGACGGTTTAATGCAAACTCCTGTTCCTTACTATCCTCTGATACCAACGCATAGAAATATGCTTTGTTTTCTCCAGATTTTGGTCTCAGAATTCTCCCCAAACGTTGTGCCTCTTCCTGCCTTGACCCGAAACTCCCGGATATCTCAAGCGCAACAGCAGCATCAGGAAGATCCACAGCAAAATTGGCAACCTTGGATACCACAATCGTTTTAATCTCTCCTTGTCGAAAAGCGGCAAACCATTTGATTCTCTCTTGCTGTGACATGGTTCCCGAGATCAGAGGTGCTTCAATTTCCCGGGCAATCAACTCAAGTTGATCCAGATATTGTCCAATCACTAGCGCAGGTAAATCCCGATGACGTTCCAGCAAACGTTTAACTACACGTACCTTCGCCGGATTCTCGGCAGCCAATCGAAATTGGTGCTTAACCTCAGCTTGCAGATAATTCGATCTTAGTTCCGGGGAAAACGGGATACGTATCTCCTGACATTGTACATCAGCAATCCACCCTTGCTGCTCCAGTTGTTTCCACGGCATATCATAGAGCTTTGGACCAATCAGCGAAAACACATCCTGTTCACAACCATCCTCTCGAACCAAGGTGGCCGTCAATCCCAGTCTTCGCGTAGCTTGAATATCCGCAGTTGCACGAAACACTGGTGCTGGCAGCAAATGTACTTCATCATATATGATCAGCCCCCATTGCCGCTCACTGAGCAGTTTGATGTGGGTAAAATCAGCATCCTTTGATTTCCGGTGTGTAAGAATCTGATATGTAGCTACAGTCACAGGTTTCACCTGTTTTTTCTGACCTGAATACTCACCGATCTGTTCGCTGGTAATCGTGGTTTTGTCTTGAATTTCCTGAATCCACTGTCGCACAGACGTTGTATTGGACGTCAAAATAAGGCATTCACATTGAAGCCGCTCCAGCACTGCCATGCCAATGACCGTTTTGCCTGCCCCGCAAGGAAGTACGAGTAAACCACTTCCTCCCATACCCTCACTGCCTTCGAATGCATCCACAGCCTCTCTCTGGTAAGAACGCAGCGCAAATCGCTCAGAGTGGTCCCCTGGATTATTAGACCGCCAATCAAATGAAAGCTTGGTCCCCTCTCGATACCCCACGTAATCAAGTACGGGGTAACCCAACCGTGTTAATTCCCTTTTTAATAACCCTCGCTGTTCGCCTGGAAGCAGAAGTTCATGAGCGTCCTTGCGTTCCATGCGAAAGGCAGCTATCGTTTTCAATCCACTTAATTCATCCAGCAACCGCTCATCCTCACTGTAAAGACGCATTCTGGTGTGATCTGCTTCGGAATGCAGCCTTAATTTGCCATACTGATCCATGATTCTCCGAACATCCTGTATGAGTGCAGTAGGCACGTTCCAGCGGGATACCAGCTCCAGACTTGCTATAACCTGATCTGAATTCCATCCCAGTGCAGCCGCATTCCAGAGCGATAACGGAGTGATTCGGTAAGTATGGAACGCTGCCGGTGTCTTAACCAGTTCTGAATACATCCCAAGCTGCTCTCTTGCTCTTTCGAATCCGGGGTGCCCAACTTCCAGTAAAACTGTAAAATCTCGCTGAACGATACAAGCATCTGTCCTTACCATATGTTCTGTTTCTTCCATTTGGAGCCTTCCTCCTATCACAAAAAAAGTCCAGTTCCGGCAGCTTCCGAAAATGAACCACTTTAAGTGCATGTTCAAAAAGTCTAGTTTTCAGTACAGAAGAGTGGACTTTTTGAACAACCTCTAAAAAATCCACAAAAAAACATCCTGCCCATACCTCGGTATGAACAGGATGCCCAACTGCATCTAAAGTCATTCGGCTGTGTAACCCTTGGCCATGGCGATAAATAATTTCACGGCCGTCTGCATCGCGTCTTCATCAAAATCAAACATCGGATGATGATGCGGATAGATCGCATTTTTATCCGGGTTGCCTGCTCCAACAAACATAAAGCACCCTGGAACCTTCTGCAGATAATACGCAAAATCTTCCGCTGGCATCAGCATCGGGGATGCTTGCACTCGTTCTGCCCCAAATAATTCTGTAGCCTCTCTGAAGAAACGTGCTGTCTCTTGTTCATCATTCACCACAGGCGGATATCCCATAATATATTTCACTTGCGTCTCTGCCCCATAGGCTGCCCCTGTCTGGGCTACCATGGTAAGCACGCGCTCTTTCATCCCGTTTCGGGTCTCTTCATCAAATGTTCTTACCGTACCGCTCATTTTGCATTGCTCTGCAATTACATTCTGAGCCGAGCCTGCCTGCATTGTACCAATGGTCAGCACCGCCGGTTGTAATGGATCCACCGAACGACTGACAACGGTCTGAAGCTGCATCACAAGCGCAGAACCCGCGATAAGACTATCTATCGTGGATTGTGGCATCCCGCCATGTCCACCTTTGCCTTTGATCTCAATGTAAAAATCGTCCGCCGCCGCCATCATCGGTCCTGCCTTACTGGCAACAACACCTACAGGCAGCGGGGTCCACAGATGAATGCCATATATGACATCCACGCCTTCAAGCGCACCATCCGCAATGACCTGAACTGCACCGCCCGGCAGCAGTTCTTCTGCTGGCTGGAACAAAAAGCGAATCTCGCCTTGGATCTCCTGCTTGTGACGGCTGAAATACAATGCCGTACCGAGCAAGATTGAGATATGACCATCGTGGCCGCATGCATGCATCGCTCCTGCTTGTTGTGACGCATACTCGATATTCTTCTCATCCTGAATTGGCAGTGCGTCCATGTCAGCTCGCAGCATGACGACAGGACCCGGCTTGTCCCCACGAATGGTACCGATGACCCCGTGACCACCAACATGACGCCTCACTTCCACGCCAAAGCTCTCCAACATATCCGCTACAAAAGAAGATGTCTTCTCCTCATGAAAGGAAACCTCTGGATTGCGATGAAGGTGACGCCGCCATTCCACCATGTGGATCTGCAGATCTTCCCACCATATATTATTAGTCATGTCTCTCCACCCTTTCAATCTTAAACGGGACTTGGATCAAGCCCGAACCTTCCTCTTCAAACCTGTTGCTGTATATTGTAGCAGAATTGGAAGAAAACCGATACGAAACGCCTTTGGAAAGCTTGCACGGGAAGGGGAAACATACTATCATGAACTAGAGAAATACTCGAGAAATTATACTCGGAAGCTTATGAGGAGGATCAAACGCTTATGATTTTTGAGAATACAGGCTTGGATGGCTTGAAGAGCGACTTGGCATACCTGGATGAGAGCGCCGAGAAAGTCGGATTTGTCCGGTGGCAATGGGAATATTACCGTGCTACATATGATTACAAAATTGAAGATGAACAAACCAACTCAGAATACTTTGTACGCATTAATACCCGCGCTGTGGAAGGCAAATTGGAAAAACCGGATACCGTTCTTGCTGTTGAAGCAGTATACCTTGGCAAAGCCACTTTCCCTCACGGCCTGGATTATGACTCTTCCGTTCCGCAACCAGTCGTGAAGCTGGCAGCCGAAAAATTACAGCAGCTTAAAGAACTGCTGGAAGCATAGGCTGGGCCAAACGATGAAACAACAAACGGCCCAAACGAAAACGAAGAGAGGCACGCCGGATTTTCAACTGCTAATCCTCACTTTATTGTTGGTGGGCTTTGGACTGGTGATGGTATTCAGCTCCAGTTCCAGCATTGCAATCGCAAGCGAAAGATTTAACAATGATGCCCTTTACTTCACGAAAAAACAACTTGTGTGGGCGATTCTCGGTCTATTTGGCATGTTTTTTGCCATGAATATCCGCTTCAACAAGTACAAAAAGCTCTATGCACCATTTTTTCTGTTCACTACTGTACTGCTTCTCATTGTGTTGGTCGCAGGTAAGAAGGTAAACGGTGCCCGAAGCTGGATTGAAATTGTCGGCTTCAGTCTTCAGCCTGCCGAGTTTGCCAAAATTGCTATTATTCTGTACCTCTCTGCTCTGATTACCAAAAAAGGCGAGAAATTTAGAGTTTTCAAGACAGGGTATTTTCCCGTCCTGTTCATCGTTGGATTCATCGCAGGACTGATTATGCTGCAACCAGACTTCGGTACCACCTTCATCCTGGTGTCCACCTGTGGTCTTTTGATCTATGCCGGTGGAGCCAGTATGAAACATATCCTGGGTTCGATTCTCCTGGTTGTACTCGGTGGGGCACTGGCGTTCGGAGCAAATTCCCTGTTCTCTTCCATGTCTCCTTCAGACACGACGACTGCTGCAACAGCGGTTACTGCCGAGCAGAACTACAAAATTGGACGTATTCAAGCTTTCTTGAATCCATTATCCGATATTAATGGTGGAAGTCTTAACCTCTACCGTTCTCTTGTTGCCATTGGTGATGGCGGCATGACAGGTTCCGGGATTGGACAAGGTACGATGAAGCTGCACTATTTGCCAAATGCATATAATGACTTTATTTTCTCCGTAATTGGGGAAGAACTCGGATTCATCGGAAGTGCATTATTCCTGCTTGTTTACCTGTACTTCATCTGGCGAGGAATTATTGTCTCTCTCCGCTGTCCCGATCCATTCGGAACATTGGTCGGCATAGGCATCATGGGACTAATCGCAATTCAAGCATTTATCAACATTGGTGGTGTAACTCAGACCATTCCGGTGACGGGGGTCACGCTTCCGTTTATCAGTTATGGAGGTACCTCACTCTTTGTGATGATGGTTGCCATGGGCATTCTGCTCAGTATCTCACGCACCAACAATCTGGACGTGATCAAGGAAGAGAAAACGATGTCCGTGACTGTACAGACGCAGACTCGCACCTCTCCTGCTCTTCGTTCACGGGAGTCCATCCGTCGGATTCGATAAAAAACAACAAAAAAAAGGCTGTGCACCCAATGGATGCACAGCCTTTTTGTGTGTACTCAGT
This window contains:
- a CDS encoding YlbG family protein is translated as MFAERTGFIIWVSDLKAARNLEKYGTVHYISRRMHYVVMYVNAERADDTMKNVKRLSYVRKIERSYRNEIKTEYASKTMDKTSFYGI
- a CDS encoding YlbF family regulator encodes the protein MSVAEMNTVDMAQVLTGAYELGDMINQSAEVSDYLYWKQQVETTPEIQMGIRKLNAKKELFEETQRFGHFHPDYHAAKDQVKALEQELENFEAVIRFKQAEKSLDDMLFQMSETIAFAVSTTIKVPSNDPNPKGGCGSGGKCGCS
- a CDS encoding helicase-associated domain-containing protein produces the protein MSSFEPIDEPMVLNLDSWSKLALVEQKVLGAIFHKHAGQPFSSLLPREQWAIEGLSVAEANSSFANLRQQGWIESVYKSWGERLFYISASLMDTLTIAYAQRVGITVKQMAQHAHVLQEGKPDIAAELLHLIVWIEREGLPLTGKGTIHKKSVQKLSVITVLSSTDFEGLGIRYEHSDLYPTHVAILLDLLLSLNLAQKSDGQIQIVDHRLQTWLKLSWRQMHREIYQACMERYGEAEPALQHFRYQLALFAPEKNIWCHIENSELKPRVRGWLYALAGWGYGEVGEDQSGALAFRWLIEPHSLLYREQEMVSEAEPCGFYMQPDFEMLAPPEAGPDVIWMLEKYAERVTRDRMSIYRMTRERFISALARGYALHEVIEFLEQYALTGIPENVRIALEDWGKETDAAPLTVDRSMEVMEESTGSADDPKLLEKDMLSGVYSSFYTPDNQGLVDVPASLHGLERDHSVIEKKFSLLGFEEIPEIWYKEWRRYHTSTARQIAAKAIEWQTKLGIQRENQTQYLIPHQVEGHEQWTLSGWCMLDSSEHASETEWRTFSPSEWDTMRLILPDDVIT
- a CDS encoding DNA repair helicase XPB → MEETEHMVRTDACIVQRDFTVLLEVGHPGFERAREQLGMYSELVKTPAAFHTYRITPLSLWNAAALGWNSDQVIASLELVSRWNVPTALIQDVRRIMDQYGKLRLHSEADHTRMRLYSEDERLLDELSGLKTIAAFRMERKDAHELLLPGEQRGLLKRELTRLGYPVLDYVGYREGTKLSFDWRSNNPGDHSERFALRSYQREAVDAFEGSEGMGGSGLLVLPCGAGKTVIGMAVLERLQCECLILTSNTTSVRQWIQEIQDKTTITSEQIGEYSGQKKQVKPVTVATYQILTHRKSKDADFTHIKLLSERQWGLIIYDEVHLLPAPVFRATADIQATRRLGLTATLVREDGCEQDVFSLIGPKLYDMPWKQLEQQGWIADVQCQEIRIPFSPELRSNYLQAEVKHQFRLAAENPAKVRVVKRLLERHRDLPALVIGQYLDQLELIAREIEAPLISGTMSQQERIKWFAAFRQGEIKTIVVSKVANFAVDLPDAAVALEISGSFGSRQEEAQRLGRILRPKSGENKAYFYALVSEDSKEQEFALNRQLFLVEQGYEYAVVHENE
- a CDS encoding M20 family metallopeptidase gives rise to the protein MTNNIWWEDLQIHMVEWRRHLHRNPEVSFHEEKTSSFVADMLESFGVEVRRHVGGHGVIGTIRGDKPGPVVMLRADMDALPIQDEKNIEYASQQAGAMHACGHDGHISILLGTALYFSRHKQEIQGEIRFLFQPAEELLPGGAVQVIADGALEGVDVIYGIHLWTPLPVGVVASKAGPMMAAADDFYIEIKGKGGHGGMPQSTIDSLIAGSALVMQLQTVVSRSVDPLQPAVLTIGTMQAGSAQNVIAEQCKMSGTVRTFDEETRNGMKERVLTMVAQTGAAYGAETQVKYIMGYPPVVNDEQETARFFREATELFGAERVQASPMLMPAEDFAYYLQKVPGCFMFVGAGNPDKNAIYPHHHPMFDFDEDAMQTAVKLFIAMAKGYTAE
- a CDS encoding YugN family protein encodes the protein MIFENTGLDGLKSDLAYLDESAEKVGFVRWQWEYYRATYDYKIEDEQTNSEYFVRINTRAVEGKLEKPDTVLAVEAVYLGKATFPHGLDYDSSVPQPVVKLAAEKLQQLKELLEA
- the ftsW gene encoding putative lipid II flippase FtsW, whose protein sequence is MKQQTAQTKTKRGTPDFQLLILTLLLVGFGLVMVFSSSSSIAIASERFNNDALYFTKKQLVWAILGLFGMFFAMNIRFNKYKKLYAPFFLFTTVLLLIVLVAGKKVNGARSWIEIVGFSLQPAEFAKIAIILYLSALITKKGEKFRVFKTGYFPVLFIVGFIAGLIMLQPDFGTTFILVSTCGLLIYAGGASMKHILGSILLVVLGGALAFGANSLFSSMSPSDTTTAATAVTAEQNYKIGRIQAFLNPLSDINGGSLNLYRSLVAIGDGGMTGSGIGQGTMKLHYLPNAYNDFIFSVIGEELGFIGSALFLLVYLYFIWRGIIVSLRCPDPFGTLVGIGIMGLIAIQAFINIGGVTQTIPVTGVTLPFISYGGTSLFVMMVAMGILLSISRTNNLDVIKEEKTMSVTVQTQTRTSPALRSRESIRRIR